Within the Rosa rugosa chromosome 2, drRosRugo1.1, whole genome shotgun sequence genome, the region tttatgttaggaggtgttgacatcactggatcgaaaaccttcctcttcgttagagaatccaacttaacatggatcgcatctttccatttaggccaaatttctctacgttggcattcattcatcaacggagtgtggttcgatattatctgactcaacaaactcatgcacaacgaaatgcgcaactacatcatcaattatgatggagtttctatcccacgtctcatgtacactagtgtaatttttatagagctctatattctcaggaataggttctgatgttgaggcgtcccccaatgataaccataatccggaagatactcatgagacagattttgagtcATGATGATTaaaggattggagtgtgccaaagtatccttcgaacccacgggcctcccatgcatcctagctggggccatggcctataactccagagtgccactctctttggcgttggcgacatgcctacctccgtgtagggtggcgttaCGTCCTCTCATAGGGACGTTCATcattgcaggcatatttgcagcaggtgTGTGATCTcttcactttagtagggatcgagatgagacatagtggggacagaccacgacaattcctgtcgttcttgctgaacatctgtgttcttatctccccctaacgacgggaagactttctcatcaaagtgacatccgcaaatctagcgataaggagatcgccttgcaagggcattaagtggcggacgattgttggagtctcaaatccaactgagttgcctaTTCGTCTGTatggacccatcatagagcgctgtggcggcgcaattggcacataaatggcacacttaaatatgcgtaagtatgatatttgtacccagtcactagctgtaatgcagaggtagattgagtggcgatgggtcgtagatgaattagcatagctgcatgcgatattgcatcaccccaaacggatataaggaggttggtgcgcattaccaaattCTTATGTCCATCTtagtcatttccgcgagactgtttgggtgtgtacatgggaatatgatgtccaacatcagtcccattgcaataaccatcaaaagtcttcgatgtaaactctctagcatagtcaaatccaattgactgaataggatgattcggggagtgagcccgttgtcatatgttatgtgctaggagtgtagcataagcagcattacaagtggacaatggcacaacacgtgaccagcgtttttgcgtgtcaaccaacatcatgagatatttaaatgtccgcaagttggttgaatcagtccatagaatccctatgggttctatgtaagaacaaaatgagtatttccatatcctttgcataggacggtctcagtcctaatttccctaaggaacggctttgtaaaacgatcgagaggctttagaagcaaccaatgaggattttggttgggcctgaccatctgaaacgctattttgaagcaaagttggtgattgcaacatcacctggggcgtcatcaccatgatgtacgctatccatggcgtcatggataaggactatgctagccctaggctggtggtggatggcggtggcggtcacacttagtccaagaatcaacttttgattcatgcttcgtttcgctcgaaagaaaaaATGTCCGTGTGAAGTATTTGGTagacagatcatcatatcatgactaggatgacctatcctgtcgtgacaaagccaatatgtgtctaaatccaagagatcttctctcataactttattggatttaatagctcgaatagtgacatagagtccactagagagacacataaacttctctaagatgcacctTTGTttgcaatcgttagaggtattataaaggaactcattttcgttctttacatgcgttttcgcatgaaatccgttggttattcataggtgcgatttgccctaggagcgtagagagattctgtgacagtaatcaaggtgccatttggcaaggggaacttgggctattccatgtccttgaattaatactgatggcccaaccatcgtagtcacaaagtcatatgctcagaatcaaaatggagttataatgaaaagaactcaaaattttattcataagctaacggagttacatcattgtctctttgacgaaagaaaatctaatccaaaatgctagctaatgcaaaacaatggtagtcgtctaacttctttcggtaattccaaaataaatgtgaccaggtgagtagagagatgtcagtggagcaaggctcacttaagtaccactaatctcagaaccttcctagataTCACatttactttgggtgagcctactttgaagaaatactaaaccattggcatctaatACAAacatatatggcaattgcctattacatctcttggaaaataaaaagacttaatcaaaatcgccagtctctgGATCTTGACCTTTGAAGTCTATCTTCAACCCTTAGAGCGAGatcgtcatcttgatcttcttgctccatgtaatttgcttcccttgcttcacgatacgtcttgtacgcgttagcaacattctggggtgcattacatgctttagcccaatgtccggacgctccacatcgagaacatacatctctttgctcagacttcattgattgaggcgctttgaaagcgtcatttagatggttcttagtgttggtggcgccaccaacatggccaaaggcgttgcctccctctcgctttccacgttgacctcttcggttcaaTGTTCGCTtattttggcagttaccttcccaagtagagcgattatatggaccagaatgtccagaaatatccctaagattagggtttgctcttggcgccctctcttaggggcccgactataattggatttcggaatatgctctgtttccacggatctcgaattatagttcttcacaaggatgttgtcatgcttttcaacgacattcatagctccaataagctcatgaaaccttatgATCCGttctgcagtaacatcgattcgatagttcttagcaaccatcactgcagagacggggaaggtagagagagtcttctcaatcaacatcgcatctgtgatctctttaccacagaattccattaaggatttaatgcgaagtgcttccgatttgtagtcaataactgacttgaaatcacagaaacggaggctatgccatctcacttctagttcaggaagcatgaagtcacggacgttgccaaatctttctttgagtgagacccacagccctcttgggtcttcttcattcatacactcgtactggagcgaatcatccatatgacgagtcattaggatgatggctttcactttatttgcctctaaggctgctctatttgcttccaaagcttgagcttgctcaacagttagcacgtcctggctaggctcgagaatcgtatccaggattccatcggccttgagatgctggcggacatcacgaacccacctgtgatatccagagccagttgttcccaatggagcaaagtccaatttgttcaggttactcatcctgaaagagaataagaaaaggggttagtttcggaacgtaaaaggctaccacgaaaacatataaaatttctgagcgtaatcgctcccaagaaattaggaatttctgagcgtaatcgcttctaataaattcaattccaagagatattggattagatcgaaacaattaGGGAGGGCGTGGCTGCTATGGTTGTGGAGACTTTGTTCCCGGGTCACTCCAACCCGTACAATACAATCTCGACTCGGGTAACATTTGGAATTGATCGGTCTATGTTTTCGTTGTGCtaagtttttggttttcttataGATTTGTGGTTTGAATCATGAATTGTTATTGTTTTTGGAGAAGGTAGAAACTCCTGTATTGTTATTTGTCATTCAATTTGATAGCTTTGGTTTGATTTGTGTAATTACTATAGATTTTATAGTTGTTTTGATTTCTGAGTagcttttgtattgttttgagTTATGGTAATGAAATTGGATCTTAATTTTATGCCTCATTGTTCAATTTTGATGTTATGGTATCTATGTTTCTGATGGTGTTTTATTCtggtttgtgtttttgtttttgtggttgaATTCTGGCAATATTTGCCTTGCACTTGCATCATTTCAGAAAGAGAGCAAGTGAAGCGGTTTTCAATGTTGGTGAGAGTAGGTATCGGTTCTGGTGAAAGTAacgttttgttgttggtgagaagagttttttatgttgatgagaatatattttgttgttggtgatagtaacTTTTGGTGGTGATGATTGTAGCTTTTTGTGatggtgatagtagtttttgatgttggtgagagtagtttttgtcggtggtgaaagtagttttttgcggtggtgatagtagctttttgCGTTGATGAGAGCAGCTTTGGTTGATAGTAAGAGTAGTTTTTTATACAAGAGTAGCTCTCtaatgttagtgagagtagctcgttggtgttggtgacggtaacttttgttgttggtgagagtagtttttggtgttggtgagagtagttttctggtgttggtgaaagtagcatttgttgctggtgacagtagtttttggtatttgtgacagtaacttttgttggtggggataATAACTTTTCGTTTTGGGAGCATAGGTTTTTTGGTAAGGAGTAGGTTTTGTTATCTCGTTGGAGGTtgtcggaaatctcaccagagtagattttgttgctagtgacagtagcttttgtgacctcgccggaggttaCCGGAAACCTCAtcagagtagtttttgttgttagccacagtagcttttggtgctAGTGATAGTACCTTTTGTGGTCGCGCGGAGTTCGCCGGAGACCCGCTggagttgaccggagacctcaccagagaggagagagaatgattgttgactttttactctagtgacatttatgtaaatatgttaggtttttaatatccaaaatataaaaccctttttaatctagtggccttatgagggaaaaaaaactaGTTGCTGACCTTAtgactaaaaaaacattcaaagatgcacttatatgtaataaACTCATCTTACTATAACCATCCTTAAGCCAAGTTATGCCCATGATTTATtaatatacaaaaaaaaaaaaacatttttatAGAAAAAGATAACATAAGAAGAAGAGTCATTAACCAAAAAACATTTGTATAgatacatattctggatttatttaaacaaaaaataaaaacccgtgaaagttttatttattttggttgGAAATTGTATTTGGACGAACAAGAACAAGCGAAGACAAAACAAcattaaagagagagagaaggaaaaaaaaattgaatctttTGGTCATCTCTGAAATCAGAATTGAATTGGGTCATGCAGACGCGATTATCTGGGCAAGCTGGTCGAGGAATGGCTATCGCAGTTTAGGCCGAGGATACAAGTCAATCACCGGAGAAAATCCCTCCCTCACACCATGGAAGGTATTCTCGCTTTTCTTCTATCCGATTTATCGTAATTTTCAGATAGTGGGTTTTCTATTTCCTCATCGATAATTGTGAATTTCGTGCGCATCGGATTGTTGGGATTTTGATTTGCATCCCCGGATTTCGAATATTGGGTGGTTGGTTTCGGGGAAACACTGGGGTTTTTGCTGAGTACCAATGCTATGCTATTAGAGTGTAATGTATTCTCATGATTCATTTGCTTAGGCTTCCTACATTTTCTATTATTTATACACACTAAGGTTTCGGCCTTAGGGTTTactttttaaatttatatattaATTGGCACAGAGATTATATAGTGGAGATTTTAGGCAATGCTTGAATGAACGAAATTTCCAATAAATTCTTTGGTTTTCTTCTCCTTCCGTGTGTCTCGTCTCGTCTCCGCTAGCAAATCTCATCTGTTTCCCATGATTCAGATGGCAATTTGTTTCAAACACAGAAATACAACCAGTTTGGGGGTTTAGATACTATACTATATCATAAAGTGAGGTAAGGGTGGATAGTATCACGTAAATTTTTCTAGAAAATAGTAGTTACTCATTTGTAAGTTTTGAGGCATTTTGAAATGGATGGGTGGCGATATTAACTGTTTTGATGGTAATAAAAAAACAGTCACAAGGAAAAAGCTTGTGGTTGCTGTAAGGCATGCAACTACCACCAACATACGTTCATAAACCAGCCTTACAACATGGGCACAGTTGACTAATAGGCTTGTACCCCTTGAAGGGACTTCTTCAAGACTGTATTTTATAAGTGTGCCCGTCCTTAAGAGTCTGGCCCTGCTatttttgtaaattgtgtatgcTTTGAATATACAAAAGTATGCGGTATATACTTCTTTGTATGTTTGTGCAATTATGAGTTCAATGTGTTTAGTTAAAAAACAAAGTCGAAGTAAATTGTCTAATCAACCGTAACCATTTTAGCTGTGACCTTCACAAAAGTTGCAGAGTTGGAAGGTGCAGCCTTTCGATAATCATGCTCATTTCTCTTATTACAAGGGATCATTTTCTAACTTTCCAATTTGTGTATTTATAACTGACTTGGTGACTGATTTtgcaaattttcttttcttttggagagGTTCAGTTAATCTAGGATATGGAATATTTTATTAAAGAGTCCTGCAACCTAGTTGGGAAGGAATTGCATACTCTTCCCACCATTTTATATTATCATTTAGAAGATCAATACAAACAACTAGCTTATGACCTATTGTCGCCAAAGAAGTGTGTGGATACCCACAGTTTTGGTAATACTAATGAAGAAAGTTATCCATGAGAGGATTATTGTTAGAATAACTGTCAGGAGTTCTGGAATCTATATTTGGATCGCTTTTGAATGGTTGGCACTCCTGAGTATTGGATGGTCGCAACTTTTAATTCCCCTCATGGCACCCTCATTTTTCTCCTTTTACCAAGTCTGTGGTGGTGGACAAAACTAAATTCTTTTCGAGTCTTCCTTTATACTGTTATTTCCTAATCTTCGGTGTTATCCTGGGAGTCTGTTTTTTGGACTGTAAGATCTGGTTTCGCTCACAATGAGCACTTTTCCATGACTTGCTTGGTGGCAAGCAGCTTGGAGATGACAAAACTGTTGTATCCTCTCTTGGCTTGAAGCTCTCTAGAAGTGGGAGCAAATCTTCTTCCAAGGGTTGTGTTTTCATCATCAAAAATTGAAATGGATTCtgtcttgtgtgtgtgtgtttataattGATGGGTTGTAATCATTTTGAGCTGAACTTCAACTAGGCTAAGTGAGGAAGAAGACATGGTTTGCCCTCACAATTTTGACGGAAATCACACAAAAGTAACAGAGAAACTGACggcatgtactgttcttaaaaatttctcTATCTTTTACCTAATCTATCatttatatctttcaaatgacctcttttatcattttcCCAATATAATAAGcaactctttgttttttttttttttttgcagaatAAAATAAGCAACCCCTTGCTTTGCAGACTTTGGACTCTGGAGTTCGGAGAGAACGTGGGGgaagaaacaaaaactctaaTGTCTGCTGAAATCTGAATTCACTTCTGAACGGGAGAGAGAGGCCACAATATGGGCACCCAAAGGCCAATTCTGCAAGTGAGAACCCTCACGACCTTCACAAGACACCCAGTGTTTCACTCTCAGAGATCCCATTCTATATCTTCTTGCCCATCAAACCGCTACTTGGAAAATGGTGTTACACTCGTGCAGTCCAAGCGTACCAGCCAAGAACCCTTTTTATCAGCTTCTCTGTCAGATTCTCTTTTGGTAGAGAAGCTTTTGTTGGGTTTGAAGCAAGGTAATCTCAATTATCTGCGTAACTATCTGTTTCGGTTAAACCCACTTCTTGTTGTTGAACTTGTTTCCCGTTGCCGTGAAAATCTGCATCTGGGTCTGAAATTCGTTGACTTGATTATGTTAAATTGTCCGAATTTCAAGCACTCGTCACAGTCTTTGAGTGCAATGATTCACATTTTGGTCAGGGCCCGAAGGGCTTCGGATGCTCAAGCTTTAATGCTTAGAATGGTTAGGAAGAGTGGCGTCTCCCGTGTTGAAATAGTTGAGTCTTTGGTTTTGACCTGTAGCAGTTGTGGCTCTAGCTGCTTCGTTTTTGACTTGTTGATTAGGACGTATGTGCAAGCTAGGAAGTTGAGAGAAGGGTTTGAGGCGTTTAAGGCACTTAGAAGCAAGGGAGTTGCTGTTTCGATAAATGCTGCTAATAGTCTTCTTGGTGGGCTTGTGAAGGTAGGGTGGGTAGATTTGGCATGGGAAGTGTATGGGGAAGTTGTTAGCAGCGGGGTTCAGTTAAATGTTTATACACTAAACATTATGGTTAATGCCTTGTGTAAAGATGGTAAAATCGATAGGGTTAAATTGTTCATATCGGACATGGCTGAGAAGGGGGTTTGTACAGATATTGTGACATATAATACTCTAATCAATGCCTATTGTCGTGAAGGGCTTGTGGAAGAAGCTTTCCAGTTGAAAAACTCTATGGCTTCTAAGGGTTTGAGACCAGAGCTTTTCACATACAATGCTATCATAAATGGATTATGTAGGGTAGGAAATTATGCGAGGGCAAAGGAAGTTTTGTATGAGATGTTGCAGAATGGATTAAGTCCTGATACTACTACCTTTAATACACTGCTGGTTGAGAGTTGTAGAAAAGATAATATTTCAGAGGCTGAAGGAATTTTTTGTGAAATGTCATGTAGAGGTGTTGTTCCTGATTTAGTCAGCTTCAGTTCAATAATTGGGGTGCTTTTGAGGAATGGACATTGTGATCATGCACTATTATATTTTCAAGAAATGAAAACTGCAGGCTTGGTTCCAGATAATGTGATCTATACTATCCTTATAGACGGATATTGTAGAAATGGCAAAATGTCAGAGGCGTTGAAGTTGCGGGATGAAATGCTTGAGCAAGGCTGCGTGGTGGATGTTATTACCTTCAATACTATTTTAAATGGACTTTGTCGGGAGAAGATGCTTGCTGATGCAGAAAAACTCTTCAATGAGATGGTGGAAAGGGGTGTCTTTCCAGATTTTTATACTTTCACAACACTTATTCATGGTTATTGTAAAAACGGGAATATGGCTAAATCCTTAAGTTTGTTCGAGGCAATGACTTGTAAAAATATCAAGCCTGATATTGTCACGTACAACACATTGATTGATGGATTCTGCAAAGTAGGTGACATGGATAAAGCTAAGGAGCTATGGAGTGACATGGTTTCTAGAAGAATATTCCCTAATTACATTTCATATGGCATTCTTATCAATGGATTCTGTAGCTTGGGACTTGTCCATGAGGCGCTTCGTTTGTGGGACCAGATGATTGAAGAAGGTATCAAACCCACTCTAGTGACTTGTAATACTGTCATAAAGGGCTATAGCCGCTCTGGTGACACAGAAAAGGCATATGAGTTCTTAGGCAAAATGATTTCAAAAGGAATTGTTCCTGATAGTATTACTTACAACACTCTGATTAATGGATATGTAAAAGAAGAAAACCTGGATAAAGCCTTTTTTTCAGTGAAGGAGATGGAAAAGCAAGGACTACTGCCAGATGTGATTACATACAATGTCATTCTATATGGGTTCTGTAGACAGGGTAGACTGCATGAAGCTGAGTTAGTTTTGCGAAAGATGATTGAGAAAGGTGTAAATCCTGATAGATCCACTTATACGTCATTAATAAATGGACATGTGACCCAGGACAATTTGAGAGAGGCATTCCGCTACCATGATGAAATGCTGCAGAGGGGATTTGTACCAGATGATGAATTCTAGTTATTGATTTTTCTCTTGTAGCTCAAGGTAGATATCTCTCGTAATTTCCTCTTTCTTAATTATAATCAGCTATGCCACTATAACGTTGTTACTATACAGACCTTGTTTCCTGTTAACTTGTAATGAAGGTCTTTTTGTCTTGGCAAATTCATTTTTGATAGATAACTGTTTtcctgaccaaaaaaaaaagaagatagaCAAGTGTTTTTAAATAATGGAGATACAATATTTTCTGTTTTACAAGGTACACTGGATATAGAGAGAATATACTCGCTATGATAGCTACGATCGTGAATTCAGGATACTTGATCTTCATCAGCTTATCACTAGGTATAAATGTATGGCATAAATTGAATATTTGTGGATTCATGATGTCTTACTCTCTTCCAAAAATTTGGTTGCTACTAATCTTAGTTGTCCACATTTTTTGAAACATGAAGGTACAGTCGTACATGCTTTTTAGTCTCGGACTCTTAGTGACATTCACATAGTTGAATTTTTATGTATATCAGAGTGAAATCTATGATTTCTACAATTTTTGCACATTAACAATTtacattttcagttttcactgcATTAGAGTTCAATTTCAGCAATTCAATATTGATGTCAACAGAAAAAGGTGGGAAAATAGAAAAGGAGAATGTTGTGGATAAGACAAGGTGGGTTGTTGGCTATGACTATGACTACGATCGTGAATTCAGGATACTTGATCTTCATCAGCTTATCACTAGGTATAAATGTATGGCATAAATTGAATATTTATGGATTCATGATGTCTTACTCTCTTCCAAAAATTTGGTTGCTACTAATCTTAGTTGTCCACATTTTTTGAAACATGAAGGTACAGTCGTACATGCTTTTTAGTATCAGACTCTCAGTGACATTCACATAGTTGAATTTTTATGTATATCAGAGTGAAATCTATGATTTCTACAATTTTTGCACATTAACAATTTaccttttcagttttcactgCATTAGAGTTCAATTTCAGCAATTCAATATTGATGTCAACAGAAAAAGGTGGGAAAATAGAAAAGGAGAATGTTGTGGATAAGACAAGGTGGGTTGTTGTCTATGACTATGAGTGGGGTTTAGATGAAAGAAATTTTAATAATATGGGTTAGGGTGTATATCTAGGGTTTAAAAGAGAAAGCAAAGGAGGATATATCCAGGCTAAGCCCTCATTTGAGTTATTCAGGCCTTCCTTAGGGCAGTAATTGGATGAATTGAGGAGAGGATGTCTTTGCAAAGTAGTATATTGAAAACGGGCTAGATCTTGGGACTAGTTTTGTAACTTTACCTTTTCTTTTCAACATCACTTGAAAACCATTTGATATTTGTAGGCTATTTATTGGTGTATCTTTGAACttaatttcttaattttttcCAAGCAAATTTATATTTGAAATTTGCCTTCTTGTATTTGTTTCTTacctttcttctctctcatttATATTTTTTCCTCTTTGAGGAACAGTGGCTTGACTTAGAATTTCTACTTCTCTATCTAGTATGAAGTGGAACCAATATATAGTTTGAAGTTAGACTACTTGAACTAATCTACAGCTTATAAGTTGGTGCATCTCCATAATATCTGGTGATTGATAACTTAAAGGAATCGGTTAGAATTGTTAAATTGTGAATATAATATACCTAGTGTGTTTTCTTCTGCCCTTATCCTTGAAAATTCCTTGCTACTGATGTATGGCTGTTAAATTGTCTAGGTATAATATCAGTTAGCTGGTAATCTGTGATTCCACATCAATTATAAGTTACACTAAGAAAATTAGTCTGATAACTAAGCCTTAAATATGAAATCTATATCAAGATTAATTATAAGAATGCAAAAGTGTCCTTAGAGCTTGCTCTTGGgtcccttttctttctttcttttctttttttccttctttttttgttttcccaCTTTTGGTGCAAGTCATGCAACAAAGTACTTTTTCATGGTTATCATTAATTTTTGTTGctttaaataaattttaataTCATAAGACTTTTAAGCATAAGATAGAGTGATCAATTTCTAGATTTTTCTCTGTACAttccttttctttatttgtaATTTTGAAGTAACAACGAACTTGTTGTAGTGGATAAAATAGTGGGTGCTTGCCCATGTGAATATGATGTagatttgttttctcttttaaaCACTAATGGTTATCACATTTTTATAACCAGCATTCACATtttaaaattgtttttgttGCTGATGTGCAAGATTTGAAAGGAATTTCATTCAAAGTTTCATCTTTTATTGAATATGTTTCTTGAGCGTACGGGCTTTACAATTTTAGGGTGACAACTTAGATTGATAAATACATTTGCATCTTGCTGTTTCTGGTACTTCATTGAAAGTGATTCGTTGAACTTAAGCACCAAACGAGTGAGAGAGATATTTTGGTGCTTTCCCTGGTTTTTGGTTGAATTTGTTTCCTATATATAGAAATCAGTCAAATCACTATATAAATAACACTGTTTCTGGCTTTGTGTGTTGGTGTCCTGTCCTCTTTGGGATAGTGTGACCTGAAAATCAATAACTGTTTGATAATGAGCAATCAATAGTGGTCTATATTTGTACATGAGTGACTCCCTTGAATTTGGCTGGCAAAACTAGTTTTGTCTGAATGTTTTGCTGTTTTAAGTTGCTTTTCTTTTTAACGCCGGTCATGAAGCAAATTTTTCTAATTAAAATTTTGTTGCAGGTCTGAAGATGTGAAATGGCCTCATCCTGTAGAAACTAGAAAGTTTGAAATTGATACTATAATGGGAAAGAGGCTATTGAAGGGGAGAATCAGATGGGCCTTTCATGTGCCCGCTGAAACAGAACATGCAAATATGCAAGAGAGCGCTCTTTCTAACATTCATTTGTTGTGCTTGGAATAGTGCAATCTCTGTTCTTGGTGTTCAGAAGCTAGTATGCAGTTGAGTTTGCGGTGATACAGCTGCTTCTGTCACAGTTTCTCTTATCTCCGCTGCGGCAGTTCAGGTTGGAGAGAAGAAATTTCAGGTCTCAATGAGCCAACGAGGATCTGTCTGAGAGATGAGATTTAAAGATGGAGAGAAATTTAGAGTGAATTTTTCTTGTATCCTTTTAAGATCAAGAAATGAGTTGTTTTGCACCCGAAGAAAACGAGTATAAGGAACTTAGGTATGCACCACTACTCAGCCGgtgtcctcttcttcttttttctgtaAAATTAACGGCTTATAGTAAATCTCATTTTGTCAATTTTAACTACAAATAACTCGATGGAAATGAAGTGAAACGCTAATATGTGGACTACTTCAAACTTTTGTTGTTTCATTTACAGTGCAGTTTCATTTCCAATGACGGGGATTATATGAGAGCATGTGCAATTCATGTGTGTTTGTTAGAGACGTCAATGTCTTGCTTGTTCTGTTTATCTATGTTCAGTACTTGTGCACTAGAAAATGCACGCTCCTACGGGAACCCGGTATTTTAACTAATTAAGTAATTAGTCATAATTTAATCGTGGCTGCTGGTTTTGTCTTTTAATTATAGTTAGAAATTGGATATGGTATGATTGTATGGACATATAATCTCTGTGTTGTCACTTGGTTGACATATTTTTTAGATAAGAATGAACAAATGACAATGATCTGAGTCTGCTAGCCGGAAATTT harbors:
- the LOC133731574 gene encoding pentatricopeptide repeat-containing protein At5g01110, coding for MGTQRPILQVRTLTTFTRHPVFHSQRSHSISSCPSNRYLENGVTLVQSKRTSQEPFLSASLSDSLLVEKLLLGLKQGNLNYLRNYLFRLNPLLVVELVSRCRENLHLGLKFVDLIMLNCPNFKHSSQSLSAMIHILVRARRASDAQALMLRMVRKSGVSRVEIVESLVLTCSSCGSSCFVFDLLIRTYVQARKLREGFEAFKALRSKGVAVSINAANSLLGGLVKVGWVDLAWEVYGEVVSSGVQLNVYTLNIMVNALCKDGKIDRVKLFISDMAEKGVCTDIVTYNTLINAYCREGLVEEAFQLKNSMASKGLRPELFTYNAIINGLCRVGNYARAKEVLYEMLQNGLSPDTTTFNTLLVESCRKDNISEAEGIFCEMSCRGVVPDLVSFSSIIGVLLRNGHCDHALLYFQEMKTAGLVPDNVIYTILIDGYCRNGKMSEALKLRDEMLEQGCVVDVITFNTILNGLCREKMLADAEKLFNEMVERGVFPDFYTFTTLIHGYCKNGNMAKSLSLFEAMTCKNIKPDIVTYNTLIDGFCKVGDMDKAKELWSDMVSRRIFPNYISYGILINGFCSLGLVHEALRLWDQMIEEGIKPTLVTCNTVIKGYSRSGDTEKAYEFLGKMISKGIVPDSITYNTLINGYVKEENLDKAFFSVKEMEKQGLLPDVITYNVILYGFCRQGRLHEAELVLRKMIEKGVNPDRSTYTSLINGHVTQDNLREAFRYHDEMLQRGFVPDDEF